In Thalassoglobus sp. JC818, a single window of DNA contains:
- a CDS encoding heme-binding protein, with protein MKTQMFYLIGVGFWVILGVTTWNVTARAGYESAPYEVIEKDGNIEIREYPELVLASTQTNVEARGNDGSFMKLFRYISGDNETNQKIEMTTPVFMEEGSKTSEGSMGFVMPQDVKEAGAPQPRSSDILISTRKGGRFAVIRFSGIMNERKAAVQEKLLRDWMVSREISGEASAERAGYDAPFVPGPLRRNEILIRLKP; from the coding sequence ATGAAGACTCAAATGTTCTACCTGATCGGCGTCGGTTTTTGGGTCATTTTGGGTGTGACAACTTGGAATGTCACTGCCCGAGCCGGGTATGAATCCGCACCGTATGAAGTGATCGAGAAGGATGGGAACATCGAAATCCGAGAGTATCCTGAGTTGGTGCTCGCATCGACGCAGACGAATGTGGAAGCTCGCGGCAATGACGGAAGCTTCATGAAGTTGTTTCGCTACATCAGCGGAGACAACGAGACCAACCAGAAAATTGAAATGACGACACCTGTCTTCATGGAAGAAGGTAGCAAAACGTCCGAGGGATCCATGGGCTTCGTGATGCCGCAGGATGTTAAAGAGGCCGGTGCTCCCCAACCACGAAGCTCAGATATTTTGATCTCAACGCGTAAAGGCGGACGATTCGCCGTCATTCGCTTCTCCGGAATTATGAACGAGCGGAAAGCTGCCGTTCAGGAGAAGCTCCTGCGAGATTGGATGGTCTCACGAGAAATATCTGGGGAGGCCTCTGCCGAGCGTGCTGGCTACGATGCCCCGTTCGTTCCCGGACCACTCCGTCGGAACGAAATCTTGATCCGATTGAAACCGTAA
- a CDS encoding PQQ-binding-like beta-propeller repeat protein has protein sequence MSIPKLTSMVFLFLVLTNQPCAFGSDWPMWRGNSQRTAVAADGLPDELSLIWKRVYSQREQAWDDPLNLDLMTYDRVFEPVILDGRLFMGFNDRDKFVAFDADSGDELWTFFTDAPVRLPPAAWDGKVYFTSDDGHLYCVSAEDGELIWKFRGAPSNQKAIGNERFVSVWPARGGPVVRDETVYFAASIWPMMGTFIYALDADTGTVEWLNDSTGAQYIKQPHSAPSFAGVAPQGALVATENHLIVPGGRSVPAVFDRDSGSLKHFEINAGGKGTGGTFIAADESRFYLHTRLKGTRAFDTESGVKTAFMPNEPVLSDGIVYTAMTEEETPVIYAYGEEDQLLWEIEADGSGDLILASDRLYAAGEKEISVIQLPTDQTAAQVVKTIPIDGQVERLLAGDNKLIAVTLDGSILAFGEGSQEAPNTIIEEKKSLAIDDESRTAGAKLVADCDTSGYSLIFGASDETLVLAMAELPFSQLAVVDSDAGRVDRLRKRLDEAGLYGQTTAHVGDAQSFLAPSYIAHLIVVGAEEAASASGSEIEQIYESVRPYGGTLRLIASNNHRDLADRVRSLNLEQAQVTIDDEFVTVKRVGALPGSADWTHQHGDVANTIKSDDSRVKLPLGVLWFGGSSNMDVLPRHGHGPPEQVVGGRLFIQGMNSLSARDVYTGRVLWKREFEDLGTYDVYYDETYEDTPLDPKYNQVHIPGANGRGTNYVVTEDRVYIVEGSRCHILDPASGETLQQLDLPMNESGERPEWGYIGVYEDLLLAGYGFASYRARLNLKFSSDDELRSNRAGFGSKSLDRAASMGLIAFDRHTGELLWKNDAVHSFWHNGIVAGGGRIYCLDRTPELIAAALRRRGVSNADTYRIAAFDAKTGKLDWEIAEGVFGTWLGYSEEHDLLLQAGASASDRLYAEVGQGMAVYQAESGEVQWKNDSISYAGPCILHNDWIFTNANSYSESAGAFHLIDGHPKLVSNPLTGEQQPWKLTRAYGCNNVIASENLLTFRSGAAGFYDLLSESGTGNFGGFKSGCTSNLVVANGVLNAPDYTRTCSCAYQNQTSLALVHMPQLEFWTINPAVGVHETTGRLKDGGINFGAPGDRTDENGVLWLEHPPVAGPSAPFAIRLNDEAKYFSHHSSSVGTAEAAWVLASGIENVTELTIDLNLKQRVDLSSGIAVNDSEDDVEEAESGEVSTGSSDLEILEDGGKQTIGLRFNDIPLAQGTEVRSAWIQFTCDEASDIPTSVVINGEATGNASAFESKTNNVSLRARTAAEVIWQPEPWTRPGAATDAERTPDISRLIQEIVNRDDWKPGNSLAFILSGTGKRVAVSSSGRGQKGAARLIIDADEAEIDDQEAAVPREYELSLYFGLPRNADSSRRRFDVAIADEIVLQDVTLQQNGNPDEQAQVHTIKTQSPSNRLKLRFLPKEGMPVLSGIEIHEVVEAEE, from the coding sequence ATGAGCATCCCCAAACTGACTTCGATGGTCTTCCTGTTTCTCGTCCTCACGAATCAGCCGTGTGCTTTCGGGTCTGACTGGCCGATGTGGCGAGGGAATTCTCAACGCACAGCAGTCGCTGCAGATGGGCTTCCAGACGAATTGTCGTTGATCTGGAAGCGAGTTTATTCACAGCGAGAGCAAGCTTGGGACGATCCGCTCAATCTCGATTTGATGACGTACGATCGAGTCTTCGAGCCGGTGATTCTCGATGGCCGTTTGTTTATGGGATTCAATGACCGCGACAAATTCGTGGCATTCGATGCCGATTCGGGCGATGAATTGTGGACCTTCTTCACAGATGCTCCAGTTCGACTTCCGCCGGCTGCATGGGACGGAAAGGTCTACTTCACTTCAGACGACGGCCATTTGTACTGCGTTTCTGCAGAAGACGGAGAGCTCATCTGGAAGTTTCGTGGAGCCCCCAGTAATCAGAAGGCGATCGGAAACGAGCGATTCGTCTCAGTTTGGCCGGCGCGCGGTGGCCCGGTCGTTCGAGATGAAACTGTGTACTTTGCCGCCAGCATCTGGCCGATGATGGGCACGTTCATTTATGCACTCGATGCCGACACTGGAACGGTCGAATGGCTCAACGACAGCACCGGTGCTCAATACATCAAACAGCCTCACAGTGCTCCATCGTTTGCGGGCGTTGCTCCTCAAGGTGCTCTGGTTGCGACGGAAAATCATCTGATCGTTCCCGGAGGACGATCGGTCCCGGCGGTTTTTGATCGCGATTCAGGGAGTCTCAAGCACTTCGAAATCAATGCTGGTGGAAAAGGAACCGGAGGAACTTTCATTGCAGCAGATGAATCGCGGTTCTACCTGCACACCCGTTTGAAGGGGACACGAGCATTCGACACTGAGAGCGGCGTCAAAACGGCATTCATGCCGAACGAGCCGGTTCTGTCGGACGGAATCGTCTACACCGCCATGACCGAGGAGGAGACACCGGTTATTTATGCATATGGTGAGGAAGACCAACTTCTTTGGGAGATTGAGGCTGACGGGAGCGGCGATCTGATTCTGGCGAGTGATCGACTGTATGCCGCGGGCGAAAAAGAGATCTCCGTCATTCAACTTCCCACCGATCAGACTGCCGCGCAAGTAGTTAAGACCATTCCAATTGACGGACAAGTAGAACGTCTGCTCGCGGGTGACAACAAGCTGATTGCTGTCACGCTCGACGGGTCGATCCTTGCCTTCGGAGAAGGTTCTCAAGAGGCGCCGAATACAATCATTGAAGAGAAGAAGTCTCTGGCAATTGATGACGAGTCTCGAACTGCAGGGGCAAAGTTGGTGGCTGACTGTGACACCAGTGGTTATTCGCTCATTTTTGGTGCAAGCGATGAAACACTCGTTCTCGCAATGGCAGAGCTTCCATTCTCACAACTCGCAGTCGTTGACTCCGATGCAGGACGCGTTGATCGACTCCGAAAGCGACTCGATGAAGCAGGATTGTATGGCCAGACGACAGCACATGTTGGCGATGCGCAATCGTTCCTCGCTCCAAGCTACATCGCTCATCTGATCGTTGTGGGAGCTGAAGAAGCAGCGAGCGCTTCCGGTTCTGAGATCGAGCAAATTTACGAATCGGTCCGCCCATACGGAGGCACGCTGAGACTGATCGCCAGTAATAACCATCGCGATCTGGCGGATCGGGTTCGGTCTCTCAATCTTGAACAAGCCCAAGTGACGATTGATGACGAGTTCGTGACGGTCAAGCGTGTCGGGGCTCTGCCGGGTTCCGCAGACTGGACGCACCAGCATGGAGACGTGGCGAATACCATCAAATCCGACGACAGCCGCGTTAAACTTCCGCTGGGTGTTTTGTGGTTCGGCGGCAGCAGCAACATGGACGTGTTGCCTCGACATGGTCATGGACCACCGGAACAAGTTGTCGGCGGCCGCTTATTTATTCAGGGAATGAACAGCCTTAGCGCTCGAGATGTCTACACGGGGCGCGTCCTGTGGAAGAGAGAATTCGAAGACCTCGGAACTTACGATGTCTATTACGATGAGACATATGAAGACACTCCGCTGGACCCGAAATACAATCAGGTCCATATCCCCGGTGCGAATGGACGGGGAACGAACTACGTCGTCACCGAAGATCGCGTTTACATCGTCGAAGGGAGTCGCTGTCACATTCTCGATCCAGCGAGTGGAGAGACTCTTCAGCAACTCGATCTCCCGATGAATGAATCTGGTGAACGTCCGGAATGGGGTTACATCGGCGTTTATGAAGATCTGTTGCTCGCAGGATATGGGTTTGCTTCTTACCGAGCTCGTTTGAATCTGAAATTCAGTTCTGATGATGAACTTCGAAGCAACCGAGCTGGCTTCGGTTCCAAAAGTCTCGATCGAGCTGCCAGCATGGGACTGATCGCATTCGACCGGCACACCGGCGAGCTTCTTTGGAAGAACGACGCGGTCCACAGCTTCTGGCACAACGGGATTGTTGCGGGTGGGGGAAGAATCTATTGCCTCGACCGAACGCCTGAACTGATTGCGGCAGCTCTGCGTCGTCGTGGTGTTTCGAATGCCGATACGTACCGCATTGCAGCCTTCGACGCGAAAACCGGAAAACTGGACTGGGAGATTGCCGAAGGAGTCTTCGGCACCTGGTTAGGTTACTCAGAAGAGCATGACTTGTTACTCCAAGCTGGGGCTTCCGCGAGCGATCGCCTCTACGCGGAAGTCGGGCAGGGGATGGCCGTCTATCAGGCAGAAAGCGGAGAAGTTCAATGGAAGAACGACTCAATTTCGTATGCGGGTCCATGCATTCTTCACAATGACTGGATCTTCACGAACGCCAATTCGTACAGCGAATCTGCGGGAGCCTTTCATCTGATCGATGGCCACCCGAAGCTCGTCTCGAATCCGCTGACCGGTGAACAACAACCGTGGAAATTGACACGGGCCTACGGATGTAACAACGTCATTGCCAGTGAAAACCTACTCACATTTCGCTCTGGAGCAGCTGGGTTTTATGACCTTCTAAGTGAGAGCGGGACGGGCAACTTTGGAGGATTTAAGTCAGGCTGTACTTCCAACCTTGTTGTCGCCAACGGAGTTCTGAACGCTCCCGATTACACAAGGACTTGTAGTTGTGCCTATCAGAATCAAACTTCTCTAGCACTTGTTCACATGCCTCAACTTGAGTTCTGGACGATCAATCCTGCCGTCGGCGTTCATGAAACGACTGGTCGTCTGAAAGACGGAGGCATCAATTTCGGTGCTCCTGGAGACAGAACCGATGAGAATGGCGTTTTGTGGTTGGAGCATCCTCCGGTGGCTGGCCCATCGGCTCCATTCGCGATTCGCCTCAACGACGAGGCCAAGTACTTCAGTCATCACTCTTCATCGGTAGGCACAGCTGAAGCAGCGTGGGTGCTGGCGTCTGGGATTGAGAACGTGACTGAGTTGACGATCGATTTAAATCTCAAGCAGCGCGTCGATCTTAGCTCAGGAATTGCCGTCAATGACTCGGAAGACGATGTCGAAGAAGCTGAGTCGGGAGAAGTCAGTACTGGCAGCAGTGATCTCGAAATTCTGGAGGATGGCGGAAAGCAAACAATCGGATTGCGTTTCAATGACATCCCGCTGGCTCAGGGAACCGAGGTTCGCTCGGCCTGGATTCAATTCACATGTGATGAAGCTTCGGATATTCCGACATCGGTCGTGATCAACGGCGAAGCAACCGGAAATGCGAGCGCGTTTGAAAGCAAAACGAACAACGTCTCTTTGCGAGCCAGAACAGCAGCCGAAGTCATTTGGCAGCCTGAACCCTGGACACGTCCAGGGGCTGCAACTGACGCTGAACGAACACCGGACATCTCTAGGTTGATCCAAGAGATCGTGAATCGCGACGACTGGAAACCTGGCAACTCGCTGGCATTCATTCTCTCCGGGACAGGAAAACGTGTCGCTGTCTCGTCAAGTGGACGGGGACAAAAGGGGGCTGCGAGGTTAATCATCGATGCCGATGAAGCAGAAATCGATGACCAAGAAGCTGCTGTTCCAAGAGAGTATGAACTCTCGCTCTACTTCGGCCTCCCCCGCAACGCTGACTCGAGTCGTCGTCGCTTCGATGTCGCCATCGCA
- a CDS encoding SGNH/GDSL hydrolase family protein, which yields MLRTPLLSAFLICFTIGLSAAAEPPIRPGDRIAIVGNTFADQLRIHGYLETLLLQQTRDNPISIRNLAWGGDMVSARDRPTGFPTEEKTLREHKTDVIIACFGMGESFAGENGLEKFRSQLANLIDAYAGKTYNGLSTVRLILVSPIACEDLGSLTPNCDKRNEELSAYRWAMQEVASDAKIHFVDLFETSRYLMEESEGPNLTNNGIHLNDYGYWAISHSFLNQLLANERSIDSQAWTLRIDAETQTTDSHGVAISDLSTTDSKFFFRVQETSPPRLPPPTAVPLPPQLDFVRDRLIVDHLRSGRYQLTIDGESIVTATAEAWAEGVAIDSSPAHQELEKFRSVVNDKNLQFTYSWKALNQVHIVGERRTSPSGQALPQEVIEFNQLANDLDEELRAGIELKTRNWCLTRTSD from the coding sequence ATGCTCAGAACACCTCTCCTTTCCGCGTTTCTGATTTGTTTCACCATCGGATTGTCTGCAGCTGCTGAGCCTCCGATTCGACCGGGTGATCGGATCGCGATTGTTGGAAATACGTTTGCCGATCAGCTTCGAATTCACGGCTATCTGGAAACGTTGCTGTTGCAGCAGACTCGCGACAATCCCATTTCCATTCGCAACCTTGCCTGGGGTGGCGACATGGTGAGCGCCCGAGATCGTCCGACCGGTTTTCCAACGGAAGAAAAAACGCTGCGAGAACACAAGACAGACGTAATCATCGCGTGCTTCGGTATGGGTGAATCGTTTGCTGGGGAAAATGGCCTCGAAAAGTTTCGGAGCCAGCTGGCAAATCTCATCGACGCTTATGCAGGCAAGACCTACAACGGATTGTCAACAGTGCGGCTGATACTCGTTTCGCCGATTGCCTGCGAAGACCTTGGCAGCCTGACTCCCAATTGTGACAAACGCAATGAGGAACTCAGTGCCTATCGCTGGGCGATGCAAGAAGTCGCCAGTGATGCGAAAATTCATTTTGTCGATCTTTTCGAGACGTCTCGATACCTGATGGAAGAGTCGGAAGGACCGAATCTGACGAACAACGGAATTCACCTCAACGACTACGGGTATTGGGCGATCAGCCACAGCTTCTTAAATCAGCTGCTCGCGAACGAACGTTCGATAGACTCGCAGGCTTGGACGTTGCGAATCGATGCGGAAACGCAGACAACCGATTCTCACGGTGTCGCCATCAGTGATTTGTCGACAACTGATTCGAAGTTTTTCTTCCGTGTTCAAGAAACTTCTCCTCCGCGATTGCCCCCGCCGACAGCAGTGCCGTTGCCGCCGCAACTCGATTTCGTCCGCGATCGACTCATCGTCGATCATCTCCGCTCCGGAAGATATCAACTCACCATCGATGGAGAATCCATCGTGACAGCCACTGCCGAAGCTTGGGCGGAAGGAGTTGCGATCGATTCCTCTCCAGCACACCAGGAACTGGAGAAGTTCCGATCAGTCGTGAACGACAAGAACCTGCAGTTTACCTACAGTTGGAAAGCTCTCAATCAGGTTCACATTGTTGGTGAACGTCGCACTTCACCAAGTGGCCAGGCGCTTCCTCAGGAAGTCATCGAATTCAACCAGCTTGCCAATGATCTGGATGAAGAACTGCGTGCCGGGATCGAGCTAAAAACTCGGAACTGGTGTCTGACGCGTACGTCTGACTAA
- a CDS encoding sulfatase has product MNSVANDCMSQDSETRPNIVFLFADDLCTYSVGCYGNQDVQTPNLDRLAHDGVVFDKHYNTTAICMASRANVFTGMYEYKTGCNFTHGDMRPEIWAKSYPVLLREAGYLTAFAGKFGIEVEGKGLCEDDFDFWGGGPGQTNYQTAKNASMKKYADEYPHSTLSYAAFGKDVIREASEQNRPFCLSISFKAPHKPATPDPRFDHVYQGKKFTKPENFGREFGEHLSAQSKQGRQYPRFTDWNYDTDYDGEMAKYHQQVFGIDVAVGMIRDELKAHGLQENTVVIFTSDNGYICGSHGYGSKVLPMEESSRVPLMIYHPNSSLNGRQVRCDRLTGNIDFAPTMLELAGLSIPSNMDGKSLLGLLKNPTDGGHEQLSFINVYGPLPTHSLSCLTPQYKYTYWWYGEEEMEPVEELFDTQNDPLELKNLAGNSQSTDAIEMMRSKYDQQLDHWKKHAVNYNDYRRFGTLFDRHIPIEDKNLDSPKKSKSE; this is encoded by the coding sequence ATGAATTCCGTCGCGAATGACTGTATGAGTCAGGATTCCGAAACGCGTCCGAACATTGTTTTTTTGTTCGCGGACGACTTGTGTACTTACTCGGTCGGCTGCTACGGAAACCAAGATGTACAGACTCCGAACCTTGACCGGCTCGCTCACGACGGAGTTGTTTTCGACAAGCATTACAACACGACCGCGATTTGCATGGCGAGTCGTGCGAACGTCTTCACTGGAATGTATGAATATAAGACGGGCTGCAACTTCACTCACGGCGATATGCGTCCCGAAATCTGGGCGAAGTCCTATCCTGTGCTGTTACGTGAGGCTGGCTATCTCACAGCCTTTGCAGGGAAGTTCGGAATTGAAGTTGAGGGGAAGGGGCTTTGTGAAGACGACTTCGATTTCTGGGGTGGTGGCCCCGGACAGACCAACTACCAAACCGCAAAGAATGCGTCGATGAAGAAGTATGCCGACGAATATCCCCACTCAACGTTGTCATATGCAGCGTTTGGGAAAGATGTCATCCGCGAAGCTTCCGAACAAAACCGCCCATTCTGCTTGTCAATTAGTTTCAAGGCCCCACACAAACCAGCGACTCCTGATCCTCGCTTCGATCATGTCTATCAAGGAAAGAAATTCACGAAGCCGGAGAACTTTGGCAGAGAGTTCGGCGAACACCTGTCAGCTCAAAGCAAGCAAGGACGCCAATATCCACGCTTCACAGACTGGAACTACGACACCGATTACGACGGCGAGATGGCGAAATACCATCAGCAGGTCTTCGGGATTGATGTCGCTGTCGGAATGATCCGCGATGAGCTAAAGGCGCATGGTCTTCAAGAGAACACGGTCGTCATTTTCACGAGCGACAACGGTTACATCTGTGGATCGCACGGGTACGGTTCCAAAGTTCTACCAATGGAAGAATCTTCTCGGGTCCCATTGATGATCTATCATCCCAACAGCTCGCTCAATGGGCGACAGGTTCGCTGCGACCGATTAACGGGAAACATCGACTTCGCTCCGACAATGCTGGAACTGGCAGGACTTTCCATTCCCTCCAACATGGATGGAAAAAGTCTCCTGGGGCTGCTTAAGAATCCGACTGACGGTGGCCACGAGCAACTGTCGTTCATCAACGTGTATGGTCCACTTCCAACTCACAGCCTGAGCTGCCTGACTCCGCAATATAAGTACACCTACTGGTGGTACGGTGAAGAAGAGATGGAACCGGTCGAAGAACTGTTCGACACTCAGAACGATCCACTGGAACTGAAGAACCTCGCTGGAAACTCACAGAGCACTGATGCGATCGAAATGATGCGGTCCAAATACGATCAGCAACTCGACCATTGGAAGAAGCATGCTGTGAATTACAACGATTACCGAAGATTCGGGACTCTCTTTGACAGGCACATTCCAATTGAAGACAAGAATCTCGACAGCCCGAAGAAATCGAAGAGCGAATGA
- a CDS encoding PVC-type heme-binding CxxCH protein, which produces MNFLNRPLEYTIENRRLNKALAIDMNRPSYPVIWTCLFLVIIASADAVSAQDASGIRTANLKGADIELMNNHDPASQLETFDLLPDYQVNLFAADPMFANPVHMHWDSHGRLWVACSWAYPQLKPGEVANDKIIILEDTDDDGVADKSTVFADGLYLPTGIELANGGCYVAQSPDVFFLKDTDGDDVADVKELVLTGFGIEDSHHSISAWRRGPGGWIYFQEGIFLHAQVETQYGVLRNFNGGVYQFNPRTRELKMFCRGTGGNPWGHVFDRWGQSFMVNNPRIMYLSPATGNSEDAVRVQPLISTEKQCGGDLATGSHVGDDIRGQLLTGRFKSRTVVRYQLIEDGAGFSANVLEPLISSRHPNFRPVDVKIGPDGAIYVADWYNSIINHAQHDFRDPRRDHDHGRIWRITHKERPLVAKPKLVGIPVEELIENLKSEETWTRHQARKELSECDADEVLIGLEQWVESLEEDDPNYDHHLVEAMWACQNVERVSEDILKRVLAAKDGNARSAGVRVIRYWHKDLSDPVGMIAVAAGDPFPRTRMEAVLSAGFIPRAAAFLAALNSLDHPGDPVLDLALPQTMAALEPYWRPLLDSGKLRFAKSTHREFVERSTGLGFQKRLSEFLNSEAPSDQETASIQAQLLSAGSEDDIRTIVSALTRNGGLKSDAATIAMLETLEQMSTREASKSLRREFRGLRELINNENEVIAIRAAEALGSWGMAGRDELSLLENDAVSLDVKQAIAVALAVTSKQRYEKPLLELAERGDIETRYVAAAGLAQADLSQGVAAAANLLQEDPQQVDAAKLVKFILLRKNGDQLLSEKLQDVAIHPAVLASVSNFHRETGLLSNELVDIFAPVKPEESLAALLLAEDIDALAAEAEKHGDPANGELIYRRKSTACTRCHAIGPAGAEIGPNLVAVGAAAKTKYLVQSILEPNSAIAEHYEARSFLLTSGKVLTGVVTFRNEDEVIVRDSSESGKEIRISTEEIEDEVPSSSLMPGGLADQLHGRQEFLDLVRFLSELGKPGPYANNEKPVIRKWKVVSASEYDDLPEDGSEWLTAFSKVDGELPPEDFPAGNKTFLRSYVNVLVPGKAQLKLNSSDGLKLWIDGAPIDDLLAPIQLDKGHRTLTFTIDRTIRDSGLRVELDALNGEGVFQPEGGFK; this is translated from the coding sequence ATGAATTTCTTAAATCGTCCGCTTGAATACACAATCGAAAACCGTCGCCTCAACAAAGCGCTCGCCATAGATATGAATCGACCATCTTATCCAGTGATCTGGACCTGCCTGTTCCTCGTTATAATCGCTTCCGCGGATGCAGTCTCTGCTCAAGATGCAAGCGGCATTCGCACTGCGAATTTAAAGGGTGCAGACATTGAGTTGATGAACAATCACGATCCCGCATCACAGCTTGAAACATTTGATCTGCTCCCTGACTACCAGGTGAATCTCTTTGCAGCTGATCCGATGTTTGCGAACCCGGTTCACATGCACTGGGACTCCCACGGGCGATTGTGGGTCGCATGCTCGTGGGCATATCCTCAATTGAAACCGGGCGAAGTCGCCAACGACAAGATCATCATTCTTGAAGATACCGACGACGATGGAGTCGCTGACAAGTCGACCGTATTCGCCGATGGACTTTATCTTCCTACCGGTATCGAACTGGCCAACGGTGGGTGCTATGTCGCCCAGTCGCCTGATGTGTTCTTTCTCAAAGACACTGACGGAGATGATGTTGCCGATGTGAAGGAACTCGTTTTGACTGGTTTCGGCATCGAAGACAGCCACCATTCGATCAGCGCCTGGCGTCGCGGTCCCGGAGGCTGGATCTACTTTCAGGAAGGGATCTTCCTGCACGCCCAAGTTGAAACTCAGTACGGAGTGCTGAGGAATTTTAATGGAGGTGTGTATCAGTTTAATCCTCGGACACGGGAGTTAAAAATGTTTTGCCGAGGCACTGGCGGAAATCCTTGGGGCCACGTTTTTGATCGTTGGGGCCAGTCATTCATGGTCAACAATCCGCGGATCATGTATCTCTCTCCCGCGACCGGCAACAGCGAAGATGCTGTGCGAGTTCAACCTCTCATCAGCACCGAAAAACAATGCGGCGGAGATCTCGCGACCGGGTCGCATGTCGGAGACGACATTCGTGGACAACTACTGACGGGACGCTTCAAAAGTCGGACGGTCGTTCGCTATCAACTCATTGAAGATGGTGCTGGTTTCAGCGCGAACGTGCTGGAACCTCTAATCAGTTCACGGCATCCGAATTTTCGACCGGTCGACGTGAAGATCGGTCCGGACGGGGCGATCTATGTCGCAGACTGGTACAACTCCATCATCAATCACGCGCAACACGACTTTCGTGATCCTCGTCGCGATCACGATCATGGACGCATCTGGAGGATTACTCACAAAGAAAGACCGCTGGTTGCAAAGCCGAAGCTCGTCGGAATCCCCGTTGAGGAACTCATTGAGAACCTGAAAAGCGAAGAAACCTGGACGCGACATCAAGCTCGCAAAGAGCTAAGCGAGTGCGACGCGGACGAAGTTCTCATTGGTTTAGAACAATGGGTTGAATCCCTCGAAGAAGATGATCCGAACTATGACCATCATCTCGTGGAAGCGATGTGGGCCTGCCAGAACGTCGAGCGTGTCAGCGAAGACATTCTGAAGCGTGTGCTTGCTGCCAAAGACGGCAACGCCCGAAGTGCGGGTGTGAGAGTGATACGTTACTGGCACAAAGATCTGTCCGATCCGGTCGGAATGATCGCAGTCGCAGCTGGTGATCCTTTTCCTCGAACGCGCATGGAAGCTGTTTTGTCAGCGGGATTTATCCCTCGCGCGGCGGCATTTTTGGCGGCTTTGAATTCACTTGATCATCCGGGTGACCCCGTCCTCGATCTAGCGCTTCCGCAAACGATGGCAGCTCTCGAACCTTATTGGCGACCGCTTCTCGACTCTGGAAAGTTGCGATTTGCGAAGTCGACTCATCGTGAATTTGTGGAACGAAGTACCGGCCTCGGATTTCAGAAACGACTTTCCGAGTTTCTAAACTCTGAGGCTCCATCTGATCAGGAGACCGCCTCGATACAGGCTCAGTTGCTCAGCGCAGGCAGTGAAGACGACATCAGGACCATTGTAAGTGCTCTCACTCGAAATGGCGGGCTGAAATCTGATGCCGCCACGATCGCGATGCTTGAAACCCTCGAGCAAATGTCGACACGTGAAGCATCAAAATCACTCAGAAGAGAATTTCGCGGACTTCGCGAATTAATCAACAACGAGAATGAAGTCATTGCAATTCGTGCGGCGGAGGCACTTGGAAGTTGGGGGATGGCTGGTCGTGATGAATTGTCGTTGCTTGAAAACGATGCAGTCAGTCTGGACGTCAAACAGGCGATTGCCGTCGCTCTTGCTGTCACCAGCAAGCAACGTTACGAGAAGCCGCTGCTCGAACTCGCCGAAAGAGGAGACATCGAAACTCGCTATGTCGCCGCTGCTGGGTTGGCTCAAGCTGATTTATCTCAAGGCGTTGCTGCAGCAGCGAACCTGCTTCAGGAAGATCCGCAACAGGTCGATGCTGCGAAGCTCGTTAAGTTTATTTTGCTGCGAAAGAACGGTGATCAACTCTTGAGCGAAAAGCTACAGGATGTGGCGATTCACCCAGCAGTTCTTGCGAGCGTCAGTAATTTTCATCGAGAGACTGGACTGCTCTCAAACGAGTTGGTCGACATCTTCGCGCCAGTGAAACCGGAAGAATCTCTGGCTGCCCTGCTGCTCGCTGAGGATATCGATGCACTGGCTGCCGAGGCTGAGAAGCATGGTGATCCAGCGAATGGTGAATTGATCTATCGTCGCAAGAGTACAGCTTGCACTCGTTGCCATGCGATTGGACCCGCTGGCGCTGAAATCGGTCCGAACCTCGTGGCTGTTGGAGCAGCTGCCAAAACCAAGTACCTCGTCCAATCGATCCTGGAACCAAATTCAGCAATTGCTGAGCACTACGAAGCACGTTCGTTTCTTCTCACTTCGGGAAAGGTACTGACAGGAGTTGTCACTTTTCGAAATGAGGATGAAGTGATCGTCCGCGACTCGTCCGAATCTGGAAAAGAGATCCGGATTTCGACTGAAGAGATCGAAGACGAGGTCCCCTCGAGTTCACTCATGCCGGGAGGGCTCGCGGATCAATTACACGGACGTCAGGAGTTTCTCGACCTGGTGAGGTTTCTTTCCGAGCTTGGGAAGCCGGGGCCTTACGCCAACAACGAAAAACCGGTCATCCGCAAGTGGAAAGTCGTTTCGGCTTCTGAATACGATGATCTTCCGGAAGACGGCTCGGAGTGGTTGACCGCATTCAGTAAGGTCGATGGAGAACTTCCTCCGGAAGACTTCCCAGCTGGCAATAAGACCTTCCTGCGCAGCTACGTGAATGTTCTCGTTCCGGGAAAAGCTCAGTTGAAACTCAACAGCTCCGATGGCCTCAAACTCTGGATTGATGGAGCCCCGATCGACGATCTTCTCGCTCCAATCCAATTGGACAAAGGACACCGAACTTTGACCTTCACCATCGATCGCACCATTCGCGATTCCGGGCTTCGAGTGGAATTGGACGCTCTCAATGGTGAGGGTGTCTTTCAACCAGAGGGTGGGTTCAAGTAG